One Methylocapsa sp. D3K7 DNA window includes the following coding sequences:
- a CDS encoding L,D-transpeptidase family protein, whose amino-acid sequence MRRVAKKLENSFARGHIKVKHGLSRLVVTSSIRQAQAQQHLTGRMQAGPLVLRCALGQTGLTHAKREGDHSTPVGEFRLLGGFFRADQTLRHAWPFPMRPIRPNDGWCDDPASAAYNRPVTLPSRGGHEKLWRADRLYDLVIVLDYNIRPCRKHRGSAIFLHCARPDLAPTEGCVALRPNDLRKLLPRLAKKAVLVIR is encoded by the coding sequence ATGAGACGTGTTGCAAAAAAACTGGAAAACTCTTTTGCGCGCGGACACATCAAGGTCAAGCATGGCCTGAGCCGTCTCGTCGTGACATCCTCCATCCGGCAGGCTCAAGCGCAACAGCACCTGACTGGCCGGATGCAGGCCGGTCCTCTCGTGCTTCGCTGCGCCCTGGGACAGACGGGACTGACGCACGCCAAGCGCGAAGGCGATCACTCGACACCGGTTGGAGAGTTCCGCCTGCTCGGTGGCTTTTTTCGGGCGGACCAGACCTTACGCCATGCGTGGCCCTTTCCGATGCGCCCGATCCGTCCGAACGATGGCTGGTGCGACGATCCGGCGAGCGCAGCCTACAACCGGCCTGTAACTTTGCCCTCGCGCGGAGGCCACGAAAAACTTTGGCGCGCGGACCGGCTCTATGATCTCGTGATCGTGCTCGACTACAATATCCGACCGTGCCGCAAGCATCGCGGCAGCGCGATTTTTCTGCATTGCGCGCGGCCGGATTTGGCGCCGACCGAAGGCTGCGTCGCGCTCCGTCCCAACGATCTGCGAAAATTGTTGCCGCGCCTCGCTAAGAAAGCCGTGCTGGTGATCAGGTGA
- a CDS encoding cyclic nucleotide-binding domain-containing protein yields MGLEDDIGKLARNPTFSVIEPEALRLIAFSGDSLILRAGDVLFRRDEMSNGGYVVLSGSIAMDAADTGTAARIVRPPGLIGDLALLTQTRRPATAIAREPSTVLRIPRPLFHRVLQEFPESAERLRQSLSERLSQFIGELGAVRELLAPDDIPKSE; encoded by the coding sequence ATGGGTCTGGAAGACGATATCGGCAAACTTGCGCGGAACCCGACGTTTTCGGTGATTGAACCGGAAGCGCTGCGGCTGATCGCTTTTTCCGGCGATTCGCTCATTCTGAGGGCTGGCGATGTCTTGTTCCGGCGGGATGAAATGTCCAATGGCGGCTATGTGGTGCTCAGCGGCTCGATCGCGATGGATGCGGCGGACACCGGCACCGCGGCGCGGATCGTGCGCCCGCCCGGCCTCATTGGCGATCTCGCGCTTCTGACGCAAACACGGCGGCCGGCGACGGCGATCGCCCGCGAGCCCTCGACGGTTCTTCGCATTCCTCGCCCGCTCTTCCATCGCGTGCTGCAGGAGTTCCCCGAAAGCGCCGAGCGTTTGCGGCAGTCCTTGAGCGAAAGGCTTAGTCAGTTCATCGGCGAACTCGGCGCCGTGCGGGAACTGCTTGCGCCAGACGATATCCCAAAGTCAGAGTGA
- a CDS encoding response regulator transcription factor gives MTTALKILIADDDADLRAALTEQLALHEEFTAVQTDTAKGAIEAVHGQTPDLVIMDVGLPDMDGRAVVKQLRQEGFKNPIIMLTGRNSETDTVEGFDAGANDYVAKPFRFAELLARIRAHLRQHESNEEALFRIGPYTFQPGAKHLIGEKGNKLRLTEKETAILRFLYRAGQSVTSREVLLREVWGYNSNVTTHTLETHIYRLRQKIERDPAKAQLLVTAAGGYKLIP, from the coding sequence ATGACCACGGCTTTAAAAATCCTGATCGCGGACGACGACGCGGATTTGCGCGCCGCCTTGACCGAGCAGCTCGCCTTGCATGAAGAATTCACGGCGGTCCAAACGGACACGGCCAAGGGCGCAATCGAGGCGGTGCACGGACAGACACCCGATCTTGTCATCATGGACGTTGGTTTGCCGGATATGGACGGCCGCGCGGTCGTCAAGCAATTGCGCCAGGAAGGTTTCAAGAACCCGATCATCATGTTGACGGGGCGCAATTCCGAAACCGACACGGTCGAGGGCTTTGATGCGGGCGCCAATGATTATGTGGCAAAGCCGTTCCGCTTCGCCGAACTGCTCGCCCGGATCAGAGCGCATTTGCGCCAGCATGAGTCGAACGAAGAGGCGCTCTTCCGGATCGGGCCTTATACATTCCAGCCGGGGGCCAAACATCTGATCGGCGAAAAAGGCAACAAGCTCCGCCTGACCGAAAAGGAAACCGCGATCCTGCGGTTCCTCTACCGCGCCGGCCAATCGGTCACCTCACGGGAGGTTCTGCTGCGCGAGGTCTGGGGGTACAATTCCAACGTCACGACGCACACCCTTGAAACCCATATTTACCGGCTGCGCCAAAAGATCGAGCGCGATCCAGCCAAGGCACAGCTTCTCGTAACGGCGGCGGGCGGCTATAAGCTGATCCCGTGA
- a CDS encoding carotenoid oxygenase family protein has protein sequence MGFSAGFKTLGAETQGDELAWQGSPPPWLNGVLLRTGPAKFEVGAAAYRHWFDGLAMLHRFGFDGGRIHYANRFLQSESYRNAIVKNTIVSDEFATNGSRLWSRILGPLTGKLTDNGNVNVLAYGGHDTVALTETPCPLRFDPETLETLGPFEWTDGLKNELTTAHPHYDAGRQLIYNFETRFGRKSYYRFTRMAPGSHHRSVVAEIETREPAYTHSFAMSERTLVLAEFPLVTTPLRLLFGGRPFIESYRWVPSRGVRFTVIDKDTGVILRRAEAEACFSFHHVNAFDEDGAVVLDLLAYPDARVIDAFYLAELRAGKAIPQSLLTRFTIPLGEGPVTQTVLSGAPLELPRIAYPRLAGRRHRYVWGASPTGSGFFDSLVKQDLDTRKLANWTEKDTFPGEPVFVPAPNAGAEDEGVLLSVVLDGEGARSFLLAVDAATMKECARAYAPHVIPFGFHGNYFANAA, from the coding sequence ATGGGATTTTCAGCGGGTTTCAAAACCCTCGGCGCCGAGACACAGGGCGACGAACTCGCCTGGCAGGGCAGCCCGCCTCCGTGGTTGAATGGTGTCTTGCTGCGGACCGGCCCCGCCAAATTCGAAGTGGGGGCCGCTGCCTATCGCCATTGGTTCGACGGGCTTGCGATGCTGCACCGTTTCGGCTTCGATGGCGGACGAATCCACTACGCCAATCGCTTTCTCCAAAGCGAATCTTATCGCAATGCAATTGTGAAAAATACCATTGTGAGCGATGAATTCGCGACGAACGGCTCCCGCCTCTGGTCGAGGATTCTCGGCCCGCTGACCGGAAAACTCACCGACAATGGCAATGTGAACGTGCTGGCCTATGGCGGCCACGACACGGTGGCCCTGACGGAAACGCCCTGCCCGCTGCGGTTCGATCCCGAAACCCTCGAGACGCTGGGCCCCTTCGAATGGACGGACGGGCTTAAAAACGAGCTTACGACGGCGCATCCTCACTATGACGCGGGCCGCCAACTGATCTACAATTTCGAGACCCGCTTCGGCCGCAAGAGTTATTACCGCTTTACGCGCATGGCTCCCGGCTCGCATCACCGGAGCGTGGTCGCCGAGATCGAAACCCGCGAGCCCGCCTATACCCACAGTTTCGCGATGAGCGAGCGCACTTTGGTCCTCGCCGAGTTTCCGCTGGTGACGACGCCGTTGCGGCTGTTGTTCGGCGGGCGTCCCTTCATCGAATCCTATCGTTGGGTGCCGTCGCGGGGTGTCCGCTTCACCGTGATCGACAAGGACACCGGCGTGATCCTCCGCCGCGCCGAAGCCGAGGCCTGTTTTTCGTTTCACCATGTTAATGCGTTCGATGAAGATGGTGCGGTCGTGCTCGATCTCCTCGCCTATCCTGACGCGCGCGTCATCGATGCCTTCTATCTCGCCGAACTTCGCGCTGGCAAAGCCATTCCGCAAAGCCTTTTGACGCGGTTCACAATTCCCCTCGGCGAGGGGCCGGTCACACAAACCGTTCTGTCGGGCGCGCCGCTGGAACTCCCGCGCATCGCCTATCCCCGGCTTGCCGGGCGCCGCCATCGCTATGTCTGGGGCGCGAGCCCAACGGGCAGCGGTTTTTTCGACAGTCTCGTCAAACAGGATCTGGACACGCGAAAGCTCGCGAACTGGACCGAGAAAGACACGTTTCCCGGCGAGCCGGTGTTTGTCCCCGCGCCAAATGCCGGGGCTGAGGACGAAGGCGTTCTGTTGTCAGTGGTGCTCGATGGCGAAGGCGCGCGGTCATTCCTGCTGGCCGTCGATGCGGCGACCATGAAGGAGTGCGCGCGCGCCTATGCGCCGCATGTCATTCCCTTCGGCTTCCATGGGAACTATTTTGCCAACGCCGCATAG
- a CDS encoding aldehyde dehydrogenase family protein: protein MSATTQSYPSIETVFAAQRKTAIALRTSTAQMRIEKLKRLEAAILSHRAAIFKALAADLHRSEAETEFLELLPVIAGIRHARRHLASWMKPKRVPPTLMMLGTRARIVYEPRGVSLIIAPWNYPVSLLLGPLISAIAAGCPVIVKPSEISEACASVMTELIRETFDPQDIAAFEGDISVSAALLDLPFDHIFFTGSPGVGKVVMAAAAKHLASVTLELGGKSPVIVDESADIVKAAKSIAWGKFSNSGQTCIAPDYAFVHESRLPQFIEAMKDAIASMYGDAMQSPDYARIINPRNFDRVSRLIDDATAGGAVIVAGGKRDAGQKFIAPVLLTGAASNSAILQEEIFGPVLPIVAYRDLAEPLTAINTRPKPLALYIYARDRARIDRILRETSAGGSCINASMIHFSHENLPFGGIGTSGLGNGHGFYGFRAFSHERAVLEDKFSVVPMLFPPYTKRVKKMIEWVVRWFT, encoded by the coding sequence ATGAGCGCCACAACGCAGTCATACCCTTCGATCGAGACCGTCTTCGCCGCGCAGCGCAAAACAGCGATCGCGCTGCGCACGTCCACGGCGCAGATGCGGATCGAAAAGCTGAAGCGGCTCGAAGCGGCAATTCTTAGCCATCGCGCCGCGATCTTTAAAGCACTCGCCGCCGATTTGCACCGGTCCGAGGCCGAGACGGAATTTTTGGAGCTTCTTCCAGTGATCGCCGGTATCCGCCACGCGCGCCGGCATCTGGCATCCTGGATGAAACCGAAACGCGTCCCGCCGACCCTCATGATGCTCGGGACCAGGGCGCGGATCGTTTACGAGCCGAGAGGCGTCTCGCTGATCATCGCACCTTGGAATTATCCGGTCAGCCTTTTGCTCGGGCCTTTGATCTCCGCCATCGCCGCCGGATGTCCGGTCATCGTCAAGCCTTCAGAAATCAGCGAGGCTTGCGCGTCGGTCATGACGGAACTGATCCGCGAAACATTTGACCCGCAAGACATCGCCGCGTTCGAGGGCGACATTTCGGTTTCGGCGGCACTCCTCGATCTGCCCTTCGATCATATCTTTTTCACTGGCAGCCCAGGCGTCGGCAAAGTCGTCATGGCGGCAGCGGCCAAGCATCTCGCCTCGGTCACACTGGAACTCGGCGGCAAGTCGCCGGTCATCGTCGATGAAAGCGCCGACATCGTGAAGGCGGCGAAGAGCATCGCCTGGGGCAAATTTTCCAATAGCGGGCAAACCTGCATCGCACCAGACTATGCGTTTGTGCATGAAAGCCGCTTGCCGCAATTTATCGAGGCGATGAAAGATGCCATCGCATCAATGTATGGCGATGCCATGCAAAGCCCTGATTACGCCCGGATCATCAACCCCCGGAATTTCGACCGCGTGTCGCGCCTCATCGACGATGCGACGGCGGGTGGTGCTGTGATCGTCGCAGGTGGTAAACGCGATGCGGGACAAAAATTCATCGCCCCGGTGCTGCTGACCGGAGCGGCCTCCAATTCAGCGATCCTACAGGAAGAGATTTTCGGGCCGGTTTTGCCCATCGTCGCCTATCGGGATTTGGCGGAGCCACTCACCGCGATCAACACGAGGCCAAAACCCCTCGCGCTTTATATCTATGCTAGGGACCGCGCGCGCATCGATCGCATCTTGCGGGAAACTTCGGCGGGCGGCTCCTGCATCAATGCCTCGATGATTCACTTCTCGCATGAGAATCTGCCGTTCGGCGGCATCGGCACGTCGGGGCTCGGCAATGGGCATGGATTTTATGGCTTCCGCGCCTTCTCGCATGAGCGTGCCGTGCTGGAAGACAAGTTCAGCGTCGTGCCGATGCTGTTTCCGCCCTACACCAAGCGGGTGAAGAAAATGATTGAATGGGTGGTGCGATGGTTTACGTGA